The Sporosarcina ureae genomic sequence TTATGGCATTAGGATATGATGCCACTGACAATGTAAAAGAAGCTGATGTCATATTGCTTAATACATGTGCAATCCGAGAAAATGCGGAAAACAAAGTGTTTGGTGAATTAGGGCATTATAAACCGCTTAAATTAACAAATCCTGATTTATTAATCGGTGTATGTGGCTGCATGTCGCAAGAAGAATCCGTCGTAAATAAAATCTTGAAAACGTATGATCAAGTGGATTTGATTTTCGGGACACATAACATACATCGCTTGCCGAACATCTTACATGAAGCGTATATGTCTAAAGAGATGGTTATTGAAGTGTGGTCCAAGGAAGGCGACGTGATCGAGGACTTGCCAAAAGTCCGTCACGGTAAGATTAAAGCATGGGTTAATATAATGTATGGATGCGATAAGTTCTGCACGTACTGTATCGTGCCGTATACGCGCGGCAAAGAACGCAGCAGACGACCAGCAGATATCATTCAAGAAGTTCGCCAGTTGGCTGCCCAAGGGTATAAAGAAATCACCTTACTCGGGCAAAATGTTAATGCCTACGGAAAAGATTTTGACGATATTACATACCGTCTAGGTGATCTAATGGATGAGTTACGCTTAATTGATATCCCGAGAATTCGTTTCACCACAAGTCACCCTCGTGATTTTGATGACCACTTGATAGAAGTCCTTGCAAAAGGTGGAAACTTGGTAGATCATATTCATTTGCCTGTACAATCAGGTTCATCTGACGTGCTGAAGATAATGGCTCGCAAGTATACACGAGAGAGTTATTTAGAACTGGTTGATAAAATTAGAACTGCAATACCTAATCTATCACTCACAACGGATATTATCGTAGGTTTCCCAAATGAAACAGAAGAACAGTTTCAAGAAACGTTGTCTCTCTATCGTGAAGTTGGTTTTGATATGGCGTTCACATATATTTATTCACCACGTGAAGGTACGCCCGCTGCAAAGATGCAAGACAATATACCAATGGAAGTGAAGAAAGAACGCTTGCAACGTCTTAACAAGCTAGTGAACGATATGTCTGCCGAAGCAATGAAGCCATACGAAGGACAAACTGTTAAAGTGCTCGTTGAAGGGGAAAGTAAAAGAAATCCTGATGTACTAGCGGGCTATACAGAAAAAAATAAACTTGTGAATTTTGTAGCACCGCGCTCCGTAATTGGTGAGATTGTAGAAGTTCGTATTAAAGAAGCAAAATCATGGTCACTCAATGGTGAATTCATTAGAGTAGTCCAACAAGAAAAGGTGATGGGATAATGGAAAAGAAGTTTACGAAAGACGAAATTATAGAAAAAGCACGTGATTTAGCACATATGTTGGCAAACACAGAAGAAGTAGAGTTTTATAAACGTGCAGAAGCACAGATCAATGAAAATCAAAAAGTACGTGAAAAAATTGCTAGTATGAAATCTCTTCAAACACAGGCAGTAAATTTCCAAAACTACGAAAAAGAACGAGCATTAAAAGCAATCGAAAAGAAAATCGAACAAGTTCAAGAGGAAATTGATGCGATTCCATTAGTACAAGAATTCAAACAGTCTCAAGACGAAGTGAATAACTTGCTTCAATTGGTTTCCAATACGATTGCAAATAGTGTGACAGATGAAATTATTGAGTCTACCGGCGGTGATCTATTACGTGGTGAAACAGGCTCATATGTAGAGAATACTCAAAAGAAATCACTTTCTTAAATAAAAAATCGGTAAAGGAGAAAATTCCTTTCCGATTTTTTTCAATTTCTGGGCTGCTGTTGCATAGGATGGATAGAAGCCAAAGAAGGAGGAAGAAAACTGAAAAACTTACGACAAATTGTGACGAAAGCTGTTATTGCCAAAGGGAAGCATCGATCGGAAACTACTGAGTTGTTGAAGCCGCCTAATCGTCCCTCCAGCATATTGGGTTGCTGGGTGATCAATCACACGCAACAAGCAAAGAAAGTTGGATCGCATGTGGAGGTAACTGGAAGTTTCGACGTAAATGTTTGGTACTCACATCATGATCATTCCAAAACGTCTGTCTTTACTGAATCGATTCCTTATAAGGATAAAATCGCATTGCATTATCGCGATGAGCCGACATCCGCTAAAGAAGAGACGATTGTCACGGTATTACAGCATCCGAACTGTACAGAAGCAAGTATTTCTGAATGCGGCCAAAACTTCTCCATTTCCATTGAAAGAGAATTATTGGTAGAGATGATTGGTGAAACAAAAGTCTCTGTTACCATCCATCCTCATCCATATGATGAAGAATGGCCGATACTGGAAGCAGAATCTTCTTCTATTGTGATGGAGGATAAAAAGGATAAAGAAGTGCCGAATAAAGAGAGACCACATCAACCGCCACAACGTAAAGATTCACCATTTTAAAAGCCGGAGATTCACCGGCTTTTTTTTGATGTTTTTTCGTTAAGTAGAAAAAATGTTGCAGGTCAAGTGAACTTTACCATCCTAGAACTTGCAGGAGTCTTTAGGCAATTATAAAATAGCTTATAAATTTATCTATCTTGACACTGCTAACATATGAGGGAATGGAAATGAAATACAAATTCGTGCAACTCATTTACCCAAATAGAAATCGATGATTATAAACTATTCTCGCTAATCAAAAGCCGGAATAGTTTTTATTCATTTTTATACGGGATATTTATTTAATTATCTATGCTGATCTTCCTTTTAAAATTTCTGCAACCCCTTTTGATTCGTTAACTCTACAGGTGTTTGGTATAATGTATAGAAAATGAGCGAGAAAAAGAGGGTTTACCATGTCTGAACATACACCAATGATGCAACAATATTTGAAAATTAAAGAGCAATATACAGACGCATTTTTATTCTTTCGTCTGGGAGACTTCTATGAGATGTTTTTTGAGGATGCAGTTAACGCATCTGCATTATTAGAAATCACGTTAACGAGTAGGGATTCTGGTGCAAGGGAACGTATACCAATGTGTGGCATACCTTATCACTCCGCAACTGGATATATTGAAACATTGATTCATAAAGGACATAAAGTAGCGATATGTGAACAAATGGAAGACCCGCGAAACGTAAAGGGAATTGTTAAACGTGAAGTCATGAAAGTTATTACACCTGGGACATTAACAGAAGGTAAAACAATGGATGTCGAAGCCAATCATTTTATCGGTGCCATCGATAGCTTAGGAAATCAATGTTATGCATTAGCGTACCTTGATGTTGGTACTGGAGAAGGAAAAGTAGAGTTAATTGAAGGAAGCGAGCGAACGCTACTGGCAGAAATTGAAGCTCTTAGCATGAAGGAAATTGTCGTTGATCAACCACTACATGCTGTTTTGGCAGAACTGTTCGAAAGTCGCGAAATAATGCTTTCGATTGAAGATACGGAGCATTCAGGATCAATTGGTCACGATACATATGAACATCTGCCAGAAGAGTTGCAGGAAGCTTGCCGTAAATTGCAATCGTATCTACTCCGTATGCAAAAGATGGTTTTTGGTCATATTCGACCTTTTATCTATATAGAGAAAGATGCAAAGTTATCGATTGATGCCAACTCAATGCGGAATTTAGAGCTAGTGCAAACTATTCGTTCCGGTAAAAAAGAAGGTACGTTGTTCTGGGTGCTGGATGAAACCGTTACGGCGATGGGGGCAAGGAAATTACGGATGTGGATTCACCAGCCCTTGGCACAGCGCCAAGCGATTGAAGATCGTCTGGAAACGGTAAACAACTTGCTTGATGAGTATTTCTTGCGTGAAGAATTACTTGAAGAATTACATGATGTATATGATGTAGAACGTCTTGCAGGAAGAATTTCCATGGGCAGTGCAAGCGCGCGTGATCTTGCACAGTTACGAAACTCCTTGTCGCATATACCGAAAATAAAACAATTACTCGAAGAATCGAAGCGTCCGATGTTACAGCGTTTTGCTGATCGAATGGATCCTTGCGGGGAAACATTCCAATTGCTGACGGATGCTATTGCAGCAAACCCACCGATCTCCAGTAAAGACGGTGGATTAATTCTTGACGGCTATCATGAAAAGCTAGATGAACTGCGAAATGCATCCCGTAACGGAAAGACATGGCTTGCGCAGCTCGAACAAAAAGAACGGCAGCTAACAGGAATTAAAACGCTAAAAATAGGTTATAACCGGATTTTTGGGTATTATATCGAAATTACTAAATCCAATATCCATTTAGCCGACTTATCTCGCTATGAGCGTAAGCAGACACTTGCCAATGCTGAGCGATACATAACGACGGAGCTGAAAGAAAAAGAAGAATTGATCTTAAATGCGGAAGCAGACAGCCAGACATTGGAACTGGACTTGTTTCAGTCGATCCGCGAACAAGTGAAGGGCGATGTGCAAAGAATTCAACAACTGGCCTCTGTTATTAGTGAACTGGATGTATTGCTGTCATTTGCTAAAGTATCCGAAAAGAATCAATATGTCCGACCAGAATTCCATACAGGGAAGGCTGTAGACATTCAAAATGGCCGACATCCAGTCGTGGAGAAAATGATGAATCATTCATTATATATTCCGAATTCTTGTACCCTAGCTGAAGATAAGAATATGTTACTCATTACAGGTCCGAATATGTCAGGTAAAAGTACGTATATGCGTCAAGTCGCTTTAACTGTGGTGATGGCTCAAATCGGTTGTTTCGTTCCTTGTGAAAAGGCAATACTACCTATTACAGATCAAATTTTCACACGAATTGGGGCTGCAGATGACGTGGCATCTGGACAGAGTACATTCATGATGGAAATGATGGAGTCTCAATATGCATTGGCTCATGCGTCGTCTCACAGCTTATTGTTGTTTGACGAGATTGGGCGCGGAACATCAACGTATGACGGGATGGCACTCGCACAGGCGATGATGGAGTATATCCATGAAGAAATCGGTGCCAACACATTGTTTTCTACACACTATCATGAACTGACACAACTGGAGGATGTGGTGGATCGCTTATTGAATGTCCATGTCGCGGCGAAAGAGCAAAACGGCAAAGTCGTGTTCCT encodes the following:
- the miaB gene encoding tRNA (N6-isopentenyl adenosine(37)-C2)-methylthiotransferase MiaB, encoding MNEEQRLQAGLATKDKSKPDSMKKDYSKYFESVYSGPSLKDAKKRGKEEVEYHDNFQIDQRFKGMGQGRKFFIRTFGCQMNEHDTEVIAGILMALGYDATDNVKEADVILLNTCAIRENAENKVFGELGHYKPLKLTNPDLLIGVCGCMSQEESVVNKILKTYDQVDLIFGTHNIHRLPNILHEAYMSKEMVIEVWSKEGDVIEDLPKVRHGKIKAWVNIMYGCDKFCTYCIVPYTRGKERSRRPADIIQEVRQLAAQGYKEITLLGQNVNAYGKDFDDITYRLGDLMDELRLIDIPRIRFTTSHPRDFDDHLIEVLAKGGNLVDHIHLPVQSGSSDVLKIMARKYTRESYLELVDKIRTAIPNLSLTTDIIVGFPNETEEQFQETLSLYREVGFDMAFTYIYSPREGTPAAKMQDNIPMEVKKERLQRLNKLVNDMSAEAMKPYEGQTVKVLVEGESKRNPDVLAGYTEKNKLVNFVAPRSVIGEIVEVRIKEAKSWSLNGEFIRVVQQEKVMG
- the cotE gene encoding outer spore coat protein CotE — its product is MTKAVIAKGKHRSETTELLKPPNRPSSILGCWVINHTQQAKKVGSHVEVTGSFDVNVWYSHHDHSKTSVFTESIPYKDKIALHYRDEPTSAKEETIVTVLQHPNCTEASISECGQNFSISIERELLVEMIGETKVSVTIHPHPYDEEWPILEAESSSIVMEDKKDKEVPNKERPHQPPQRKDSPF
- a CDS encoding RicAFT regulatory complex protein RicA family protein; the protein is MEKKFTKDEIIEKARDLAHMLANTEEVEFYKRAEAQINENQKVREKIASMKSLQTQAVNFQNYEKERALKAIEKKIEQVQEEIDAIPLVQEFKQSQDEVNNLLQLVSNTIANSVTDEIIESTGGDLLRGETGSYVENTQKKSLS
- the mutS gene encoding DNA mismatch repair protein MutS, translated to MSEHTPMMQQYLKIKEQYTDAFLFFRLGDFYEMFFEDAVNASALLEITLTSRDSGARERIPMCGIPYHSATGYIETLIHKGHKVAICEQMEDPRNVKGIVKREVMKVITPGTLTEGKTMDVEANHFIGAIDSLGNQCYALAYLDVGTGEGKVELIEGSERTLLAEIEALSMKEIVVDQPLHAVLAELFESREIMLSIEDTEHSGSIGHDTYEHLPEELQEACRKLQSYLLRMQKMVFGHIRPFIYIEKDAKLSIDANSMRNLELVQTIRSGKKEGTLFWVLDETVTAMGARKLRMWIHQPLAQRQAIEDRLETVNNLLDEYFLREELLEELHDVYDVERLAGRISMGSASARDLAQLRNSLSHIPKIKQLLEESKRPMLQRFADRMDPCGETFQLLTDAIAANPPISSKDGGLILDGYHEKLDELRNASRNGKTWLAQLEQKERQLTGIKTLKIGYNRIFGYYIEITKSNIHLADLSRYERKQTLANAERYITTELKEKEELILNAEADSQTLELDLFQSIREQVKGDVQRIQQLASVISELDVLLSFAKVSEKNQYVRPEFHTGKAVDIQNGRHPVVEKMMNHSLYIPNSCTLAEDKNMLLITGPNMSGKSTYMRQVALTVVMAQIGCFVPCEKAILPITDQIFTRIGAADDVASGQSTFMMEMMESQYALAHASSHSLLLFDEIGRGTSTYDGMALAQAMMEYIHEEIGANTLFSTHYHELTQLEDVVDRLLNVHVAAKEQNGKVVFLHKVLPGAADRSYGIHVAELAGLPADVVGRAKTLLQRFEDDSTTKAVSSVSEQLALFETDNDPTLSAETQKLLDEIETVDLMNMTPMQTMQKMMEWKERLTTEKKG